Below is a genomic region from Enterobacter hormaechei subsp. xiangfangensis.
GCCTTTCCCTTTTCTGCCGCTGGTCTGGCGCTGAATTCGCACGATACCATCGCCTTTTGGACGTTCAGCTTTCTCTTTTGGCTCTTCAATGCGCCCGGTATCCGTTGAATAGACCAGACGACTGTTGGCGTCACGCATTATGCCCCCTTTTTCAGTGATGCATTAATCGCTTTCAGGGTCTCTGCCGGATGAGCGGATTGCGTCACCGGGCGACCAATCACCATATAGTCTACACCCGCGCTCAGCGCCTGCTCTGGCGTCATGATACGTCGCTGATCCCCTGACTCGCTGCCTGCTGGACGAATACCTGGCGTCACCAGTTTAAAATCGCGGCCTAACTCAGATTTGAAGCGAACCGCCTCCTGAGCCGAACAGACCACGCCATCGAGACCACACTGTTGCGTGAGGCGCGCCAGACGCTCTGCATGTTCGGCAGGTGACAACGTCACACCCAGGTCGCGCAGGTCGGATTCATCCATACTGGTCAGCACGGTGACGGCGATCAGAAGCGGAGCGTCATTACCAAACGGCACCAGCGCTTCGCGCGCAGCCGTCATCATGCGTGCCCCGCCCGATGCATGTACGTTAACCATCCACACGCCGAGTTCAGCTGCCGCAGCAACGGCGTGCGCAGTGGTATTTGGAATGTCGTGGAATTTCAGGTCGAGGAAAACGTCGAAACCACGTTGATGCAGATCGCGGACGATTTGTGGGCCGAACAGCGTAAACATCTCTTTGCCTACTTTCAGACGGCAATCGCGGGGATCAATGCCATCAACAAAGGCCAGTGCGGCGTCACGGTTATTGTAATCCAGAGCAACAACTACGGGAGAATCGGTAACTACGCGGGAAGTGGAGGATGTAACAGACGTCATGACCAGCCCTTTTCGTCTATGGGCGCGCAGCGGCGCGGAACAGATAAACGGCGTGCATTCTACCTGCCCTCGGGGTAAATGAACAGAATCGAATGCTTTTCCTGCTGAACCCCAGACCGCACGGTGCTGATGGAATTACTGTAACCATTAGTATGTTGTAACTAAAGTGCAGCGTTTTAAAAAATTACTGTCCGTCCAGACCTCGGATTGGCTTAATGGTGGACCACGCCCGGCAGGAAGGGCAATGCCAGTAGAGCGAATAGGCGGTGAAGCCGCATTTCTGGCAGCGATAGCGCGGTTTGCTGCGCACCTGTTCACCCACCATGTCTCGCAGCACCATCAGGCTCTCTTTAGCGCGCCCTTCTTCTGCGTCATTAAGGTGGTAATCCATCAGCTTATGGAAGACACGCATGGTAGGATGACGCTGCAACTGACGGGTAATGTATACCTGGGCGGTATCGCTCCCTTCATGCTCTTCGACGACATCTGACAGCATCAGCTCGGCTGTGGCACCTGTATTCT
It encodes:
- the pyrF gene encoding orotidine-5'-phosphate decarboxylase, whose translation is MTSVTSSTSRVVTDSPVVVALDYNNRDAALAFVDGIDPRDCRLKVGKEMFTLFGPQIVRDLHQRGFDVFLDLKFHDIPNTTAHAVAAAAELGVWMVNVHASGGARMMTAAREALVPFGNDAPLLIAVTVLTSMDESDLRDLGVTLSPAEHAERLARLTQQCGLDGVVCSAQEAVRFKSELGRDFKLVTPGIRPAGSESGDQRRIMTPEQALSAGVDYMVIGRPVTQSAHPAETLKAINASLKKGA